The following is a genomic window from Rhodospirillaceae bacterium.
GACCTCGTCACGTGGCCACCTATTGTGCAGCCATAGCCATTGTCCTGGCTGGTTTCTCACCCAGCCCTCAATGGTTTGGTTGATTTTGAGCAGTACTTTCTTAACATCCTCTTCTGTATCCCCAGTATTTTCTGCGAACCAAGGTTGTTCGTAAGTCACGCGAAAATGGCAGCCATTCACACGTTCTGAATGCGCTGGGAGCAGAGCGCATCCGTACTTCAGGGCCAGTCGTGCAACGGCATCCCCCGTCATAGCATCCCGCCCAAAAAATGGGACTGAAACGCCGGTGTTCATTTTCTGATCAACGGCCATTTGAACAAAGCCGCCCTCTTTCAGCACGCGTATAATTTCACGCGCACCGCCTGCGCCTTTTTGAATTAACGCGCCGGTTCCGCTGCCGCGTGCATGTCTTAATAGATCTTCTATTAACGGGTTATTGGGTGCCCGGTAGACTAAGGATGGTGGCGTTACGGCCCATCCTATTGTTAAGGCGCTGACCTCCCAGTTTCCAATATGCGCTGAGAACA
Proteins encoded in this region:
- a CDS encoding lysophospholipid acyltransferase family protein: MTRKALAKPIQHRLEAALAYAAFSLFRVLPVTMASAIGGKLAELFGPLSRAQLTAQRNLALALPDMTDRERRATLKNVWNNFGRVMAEYATLSRLWRGGKGHVEVDGLHFAKEIANADAPVIMFSAHIGNWEVSALTIGWAVTPPSLVYRAPNNPLIEDLLRHARGSGTGALIQKGAGGAREIIRVLKEGGFVQMAVDQKMNTGVSVPFFGRDAMTGDAVARLALKYGCALLPAHSERVNGCHFRVTYEQPWFAENTGDTEEDVKKVLLKINQTIEGWVRNQPGQWLWLHNRWPRDEVKN